The following proteins come from a genomic window of Candidatus Poribacteria bacterium:
- a CDS encoding DUF350 domain-containing protein encodes MAKKIVLLSFCIAIGCIVAASMWSTPANAQETGEAADAAFIDFKHLALLVIESVVFSIVGVIVLMVGYKIFDLVTPFDLDHQIAEDNNTAAGIAVAGVIIALGLIVAAAVG; translated from the coding sequence ATGGCGAAGAAAATTGTGCTGCTCAGTTTTTGTATCGCGATTGGCTGCATCGTTGCTGCCTCAATGTGGTCAACACCAGCCAATGCACAGGAAACAGGTGAAGCAGCGGACGCGGCGTTCATTGATTTCAAGCATCTTGCGCTGCTTGTCATCGAAAGTGTTGTTTTCAGCATCGTCGGGGTGATTGTTTTGATGGTCGGCTATAAAATTTTCGACCTAGTTACCCCCTTTGACCTCGATCATCAGATTGCAGAAGATAACAATACGGCAGCGGGAATTGCTGTTGCCGGTGTAATCATCGCATTGGGACTCATTGTCGCTGCGGCCGTCGGTTAA
- a CDS encoding molybdopterin-dependent oxidoreductase, with translation MNRRKFIQVAAVSVGGLTLPLRSLPAENDIPKEILTPASMITPNDKFYVLQIGDVPTLKAEHWRMGVVGLVEKPTILNYSDITSMESVTTMRTLKCIGDPIGSEQMSNAMWTGVPLRDVLDKAGVKAEAKVVVFRCADTYHTAVPIDRALREEVLLAYKMNGEPLPAKHGFPVRLLNPGHYGTKNPKWIMSIMLAESHVGYWEKEGWDPVARVKLATLIGTPSNDEVLQAGKTYTISGAAFDSGNHGGIERVEVSIDDGITTSVDDVSTWEAADIWGSDSPLAWYLWKYKWRVPDNPGEVEISARAIANDGLTQKEAGFDADPAGAVGYHFVRAEIVKG, from the coding sequence ATGAACCGCAGAAAATTCATTCAAGTCGCCGCAGTGAGCGTAGGTGGTTTAACGCTGCCGCTCCGTTCTCTGCCCGCTGAAAATGACATTCCTAAAGAAATATTAACGCCAGCATCAATGATCACGCCAAACGATAAGTTTTACGTCCTTCAAATTGGAGATGTGCCAACCCTCAAGGCTGAACACTGGAGGATGGGAGTAGTCGGATTGGTCGAAAAACCGACTATATTGAATTACAGTGACATAACGAGTATGGAGTCCGTGACGACGATGCGGACGCTCAAGTGCATCGGCGATCCGATTGGTTCGGAGCAGATGAGCAATGCGATGTGGACCGGTGTTCCTCTGCGGGATGTCCTTGATAAAGCAGGTGTCAAGGCGGAGGCAAAGGTTGTCGTATTCCGCTGTGCCGACACCTATCATACGGCGGTTCCCATAGATCGCGCCCTTCGTGAGGAGGTGCTCTTAGCGTACAAAATGAACGGCGAACCCCTCCCAGCCAAGCACGGCTTTCCGGTCCGTTTGCTCAACCCCGGCCACTACGGCACAAAAAATCCAAAATGGATTATGAGCATTATGTTAGCAGAATCGCACGTAGGCTATTGGGAGAAAGAAGGTTGGGACCCCGTTGCGCGTGTCAAATTGGCAACCCTAATCGGCACACCCAGTAATGACGAGGTTCTTCAAGCCGGCAAGACATATACAATTAGCGGCGCCGCCTTTGATAGTGGAAACCATGGAGGAATTGAGCGGGTCGAAGTGAGTATCGATGACGGCATCACCACAAGTGTCGATGATGTCAGCACGTGGGAGGCAGCGGATATTTGGGGTAGCGATTCACCACTGGCATGGTATCTCTGGAAATATAAGTGGAGGGTGCCTGACAACCCGGGGGAGGTGGAGATCTCCGCCAGAGCCATCGCTAATGATGGACTGACACAAAAGGAAGCAGGCTTCGATGCAGATCCTGCCGGTGCGGTCGGTTATCACTTTGTTCGTGCAGAAATCGTGAAAGGATAG
- a CDS encoding mandelate racemase/muconate lactonizing enzyme family protein, producing MTTLEVLSESEKNRVRITDVKAMQLNQVGQSLVKVETDAGVYGIGEAGASGPMVRAHLQHLRATLIGQDVFEIDKLYTRMVNLQHPYRSNIPTVSGVDIALWDVVGKLLNRPISTLISGRFRDEIPLYINTPGPDDWFDLVSCRDWSQRMKEAPQGWSTLKFGFERLMGNGLPKGRYSTGQMSQTLRATELDLIRRGYENCREALGDETDFIVHCHNEWDLATAIGLTQAVASSNPLWVEDALPVWYSDSWKALKQASPVRIITGEKLELPREFLPFLLNEALDAIHPDLVFAGGLTGCRKIADLAEMFYIPIATHNVGSLVQNMATAHFGASVRNFVITETRISQDALIDEMAEEKVQVADGKLVVPNGPGLGITLVPEVLRENLIEGEPYWD from the coding sequence ATGACAACCTTAGAAGTGCTTTCGGAATCCGAGAAAAACCGTGTGCGGATCACGGATGTGAAAGCCATGCAGTTGAACCAAGTGGGTCAGTCCTTAGTAAAGGTTGAAACCGATGCCGGTGTTTACGGTATCGGCGAGGCGGGGGCTTCTGGACCGATGGTGAGGGCGCATCTGCAGCATCTGCGAGCGACGCTCATCGGTCAGGATGTGTTTGAAATTGATAAGCTGTACACCCGCATGGTAAACCTGCAACATCCGTACAGATCGAACATCCCAACGGTCAGCGGTGTGGATATTGCGCTCTGGGATGTGGTGGGTAAGCTGCTGAATCGACCGATCTCAACGTTAATTTCCGGAAGGTTTAGGGACGAGATTCCGCTCTATATCAATACCCCCGGTCCTGATGACTGGTTTGATCTTGTTTCGTGTCGAGACTGGTCGCAACGGATGAAGGAAGCGCCGCAAGGTTGGAGTACCTTAAAATTTGGGTTTGAACGTTTGATGGGAAATGGCCTTCCCAAAGGCAGATACAGTACCGGACAGATGTCCCAAACGCTGCGGGCAACCGAATTAGACTTGATTCGTCGGGGCTATGAAAACTGTCGGGAGGCGTTGGGAGACGAAACCGATTTCATTGTCCATTGTCACAACGAATGGGATCTTGCCACTGCGATTGGGTTGACGCAGGCGGTTGCCTCCAGTAACCCGCTCTGGGTAGAGGATGCGCTGCCGGTATGGTACTCAGATTCGTGGAAGGCACTGAAGCAGGCATCTCCGGTGCGGATTATTACTGGAGAGAAGCTAGAGCTACCGCGTGAATTTCTACCATTTCTTCTGAACGAGGCGTTGGACGCTATCCATCCAGACCTTGTTTTTGCGGGTGGGTTGACGGGTTGTCGGAAGATTGCTGACCTTGCAGAGATGTTCTATATCCCCATTGCAACACATAATGTCGGTAGTTTGGTGCAGAATATGGCGACAGCGCATTTCGGCGCGTCGGTTAGGAACTTTGTCATAACAGAGACGCGAATTAGTCAAGATGCACTCATCGACGAAATGGCTGAGGAAAAGGTTCAGGTTGCTGACGGGAAATTGGTGGTGCCGAATGGACCTGGGCTGGGGATTACATTGGTTCCAGAGGTGTTGCGCGAGAATCTAATTGAGGGTGAGCCGTATTGGGATTAA